One window of the Nocardia huaxiensis genome contains the following:
- a CDS encoding pyridoxamine 5'-phosphate oxidase family protein encodes MATWLEFESEAPELAAHIRHRFEAHKTHILATLRHDGAPRVSGSEVTFLGPDLMFGSMPAARKAIDLQRDGRCAIHAHPGEGDAKVMGVAVEITGAAKEPLGSDPGIHDFRLDLTDAVLTSVDQDAELLVIQHWRPGRGVTVTKRR; translated from the coding sequence ATGGCGACGTGGCTCGAATTCGAGAGCGAAGCACCGGAACTGGCGGCACACATACGCCACCGCTTCGAAGCGCACAAAACCCACATCCTGGCAACACTGCGCCACGACGGCGCACCGAGAGTCAGCGGCTCCGAGGTCACCTTCCTCGGCCCCGACCTCATGTTCGGCTCCATGCCCGCGGCCCGCAAAGCCATTGACCTACAGCGCGACGGCCGCTGCGCCATCCACGCCCACCCCGGCGAGGGCGACGCCAAGGTCATGGGAGTGGCGGTCGAAATCACCGGAGCCGCCAAGGAACCCCTGGGCTCGGATCCCGGCATACACGATTTCCGCCTCGACCTCACCGACGCGGTACTCACCTCCGTGGACCAGGACGCCGAACTGCTGGTCATCCAGCACTGGCGTCCCGGTCGAGGAGTCACCGTCACGAAGCGGCGTTGA
- a CDS encoding pseudouridine synthase translates to MLLSNAKPARRQNVEVPEAKELQKLPWGEGERLQKVLAKAGVASRRAAEEMIDAGRIEVDGVIVQEQGLRIDPQTAVIRVDGVRVVVRDEQVYLALNKPKGWQSTMSDEMGRPCVGDIVAERVSAGQRLFHVGRLDADTEGLLLLTNDGELAHRLMHPSFEVPKTYLATVNGEVNHRVVGKQLKDGIELEDGPAKVDKFVVLEVGNGKSLVKVVLHEGRKHIVRRLLAGVGHPVTALVRTHIGSIALGDQRPGTLRVLGRDEIGKLYEAVSL, encoded by the coding sequence GTGCTGCTGAGCAATGCCAAGCCGGCCCGTCGCCAGAACGTGGAGGTGCCCGAGGCCAAGGAGCTGCAGAAGCTGCCGTGGGGCGAGGGCGAGCGGCTGCAGAAGGTGCTGGCCAAGGCCGGTGTGGCCTCGCGCCGCGCGGCCGAGGAGATGATCGATGCCGGGCGCATCGAGGTCGACGGCGTGATCGTGCAGGAGCAGGGTTTGCGCATCGATCCGCAGACCGCGGTCATCCGCGTCGACGGCGTGCGCGTGGTGGTGCGCGACGAGCAGGTGTACCTGGCGTTGAACAAGCCCAAGGGCTGGCAGTCCACCATGTCCGACGAGATGGGCCGCCCCTGTGTGGGCGACATTGTGGCGGAACGGGTTTCGGCCGGGCAGCGGCTGTTCCACGTGGGGCGTCTGGACGCCGACACCGAGGGCCTGCTGCTGCTCACCAATGACGGCGAGCTGGCGCACCGCCTCATGCACCCGTCGTTCGAGGTGCCCAAGACCTACCTGGCCACGGTCAACGGCGAGGTCAATCACCGTGTGGTCGGCAAGCAGCTCAAGGACGGCATCGAGCTCGAGGACGGTCCCGCCAAGGTGGACAAGTTCGTGGTGCTCGAGGTCGGCAATGGCAAGTCGCTGGTGAAGGTGGTGCTGCACGAGGGCCGCAAGCACATCGTGCGCCGCCTGCTCGCCGGGGTCGGCCATCCGGTGACCGCGCTGGTTCGTACTCATATCGGTTCGATCGCACTGGGCGATCAGCGGCCGGGCACCCTGCGGGTGCTGGGCCGGGACGAAATCGGGAAGCTCTACGAGGCGGTGTCGTTGTGA
- a CDS encoding NUDIX domain-containing protein, with product MGSAPGTHEFDTVSSRTVYSGAILALRLDQVAMPGGRVAEREVIEHHAAVAVAALDADDNLVLINQYRHPIGRRLLELPAGLLDKQGEDPLEAAKRELAEETGLAAREWSVLVDVALSPGFTDEALRVYLATGLYETDRPDPELEEADIEIRRVPLSEAVRAALAGEITNATAVAGVLALNTARATGATLRPADAPWPGMPTAFLDRKASDS from the coding sequence ATCGGATCAGCGCCCGGGACACACGAGTTCGACACCGTTTCCAGTCGCACGGTCTACTCCGGGGCGATTCTCGCCCTGCGGCTGGATCAGGTGGCCATGCCCGGCGGGCGGGTCGCCGAACGCGAGGTGATCGAACACCACGCCGCGGTCGCGGTGGCGGCGCTGGATGCGGACGACAATCTGGTGCTGATCAACCAGTACCGGCATCCGATCGGGCGGCGACTGCTGGAGTTGCCCGCCGGGCTGCTCGACAAGCAGGGCGAGGACCCCCTCGAAGCCGCCAAGCGTGAGCTGGCCGAGGAGACCGGGCTGGCGGCGCGGGAGTGGTCGGTGCTGGTGGATGTGGCGCTCTCGCCGGGGTTCACCGATGAGGCGCTGCGGGTCTACCTGGCCACCGGCCTCTACGAAACCGATCGTCCCGACCCGGAATTGGAAGAAGCCGACATCGAGATCCGGCGGGTGCCGCTGTCCGAAGCGGTGCGCGCGGCGTTGGCGGGGGAAATCACCAATGCGACGGCGGTCGCCGGTGTTCTGGCTCTCAATACCGCTCGCGCTACCGGCGCGACATTGCGCCCTGCCGACGCGCCTTGGCCCGGCATGCCCACCGCCTTTCTCGACCGGAAAGCCTCCGACTCGTAA
- a CDS encoding ParA family protein, giving the protein METAAQTLWEAPDVVADSAELGPTGRPLREIPEPPQADRTGDALIVAMCNQKGGVGKTTSTINLGAALAEYGRKVLLVDLDPQGALSAGLGVAHHDLDQTVHNLLTGNGRVSVDDVLISTKVDGMDLLPSNIDLSAAEIQLVNEVGREQTLGRALAPLRNRYDYILIDCQPSLGLLTVNALACADGVIIPMECEYFSLRGLALLNDTVEKVRDRLNPALTLYGIVVTMFDARLLHSRQVMTRVVEVFGDLVYDTVIARTVRFPDASVAGEPITTWAPKSGGAEAYRAMAREVIHRSGR; this is encoded by the coding sequence ATCGAAACCGCCGCGCAAACACTGTGGGAAGCACCCGATGTGGTGGCCGACAGCGCGGAACTCGGTCCGACCGGGCGTCCGCTGCGGGAGATTCCGGAGCCTCCGCAGGCCGATCGCACGGGTGATGCGCTCATCGTGGCCATGTGTAATCAGAAGGGTGGGGTCGGGAAAACCACCTCGACCATCAATCTCGGTGCGGCGCTGGCGGAATACGGGCGCAAGGTGCTGCTGGTGGATCTCGATCCGCAGGGGGCGCTGTCGGCGGGACTCGGTGTGGCGCACCATGATCTCGATCAGACCGTGCACAACCTGCTGACCGGCAACGGGCGGGTGTCGGTCGACGATGTGCTGATCAGTACCAAGGTCGACGGAATGGATCTGCTGCCCAGCAATATCGACCTGTCGGCGGCCGAGATCCAGCTCGTCAACGAGGTGGGCCGCGAGCAGACGCTGGGGCGGGCGCTGGCGCCACTACGCAATCGGTACGACTACATCCTCATCGACTGCCAGCCTTCGCTGGGCCTGCTCACCGTGAACGCGCTGGCCTGCGCGGACGGCGTCATCATTCCCATGGAATGCGAGTATTTCTCGCTGCGCGGGCTGGCCCTGCTCAACGACACCGTGGAGAAGGTGCGGGACCGGTTGAATCCGGCGCTGACCCTGTACGGCATCGTGGTCACCATGTTCGATGCCCGTCTGCTGCATTCGCGTCAGGTCATGACGCGCGTGGTCGAGGTGTTCGGCGACCTCGTGTACGACACCGTCATCGCGCGCACCGTCCGTTTCCCGGACGCCAGTGTCGCGGGTGAGCCGATCACCACCTGGGCGCCGAAATCCGGTGGCGCGGAAGCCTATCGGGCCATGGCGCGGGAAGTCATCCACCGGTCGGGCCGTTGA
- a CDS encoding segregation and condensation protein A: MVAAAPAPPLPTYTAASEDPDKSGKFHLRLANFEGPFDLLLQLISSRRLDVTEIALHKVTDEFIAHTKALTASLSEEQGLRADKILDLTTEFLVVAATLLDLKAARLLPSGEVTDEEDLELLEARDLLFARLLQYRAFKQVAELLGELEAAALQRYPRAVSLEDRYLELLPEVTLGMDAAGFAQVAAAAFRPRPAPRVGLDHIHQHAISVAEQAALVLEMLKSRGAGGWTTFKELVADCDVPVQIVARFLALLELYRGKTIEFDQPDPLGPLSVSWIGELEDQPAATPVTIEEDYG, from the coding sequence ATGGTCGCGGCCGCACCGGCGCCCCCTCTGCCGACCTACACTGCGGCATCGGAAGATCCGGACAAGTCGGGCAAATTCCACCTGCGGCTGGCCAACTTCGAGGGGCCGTTCGATCTGCTGCTGCAGCTGATCAGCTCGCGGCGGCTCGACGTCACCGAGATCGCGCTGCACAAGGTGACCGACGAATTCATCGCCCACACCAAGGCATTGACCGCGAGTCTGTCCGAAGAGCAGGGATTGCGGGCCGACAAGATTCTCGACCTGACCACCGAATTCCTGGTCGTCGCAGCGACTCTGCTGGATTTGAAGGCGGCGCGACTGCTGCCCTCGGGCGAGGTCACCGACGAGGAGGATCTGGAACTCCTGGAAGCGCGCGACCTGCTGTTCGCGCGGCTGCTGCAGTACCGGGCATTCAAACAGGTCGCGGAACTGCTCGGCGAACTCGAAGCGGCGGCGCTACAGCGGTATCCGCGCGCGGTCTCCCTGGAAGATCGCTACCTGGAACTTTTGCCCGAGGTTACGCTGGGTATGGACGCAGCAGGCTTCGCCCAGGTCGCCGCCGCTGCCTTCCGGCCCCGTCCGGCACCCCGGGTCGGGCTGGATCACATTCACCAGCACGCCATTTCGGTGGCCGAACAGGCCGCCCTCGTACTGGAGATGCTGAAGAGTCGCGGCGCCGGCGGCTGGACGACCTTCAAGGAACTGGTCGCCGACTGCGACGTCCCGGTCCAGATCGTCGCCCGCTTCCTGGCGCTGCTCGAGCTGTATCGCGGCAAGACGATCGAATTCGACCAGCCCGACCCCCTCGGTCCACTGTCGGTCAGTTGGATCGGGGAGCTGGAAGACCAACCGGCCGCCACGCCGGTGACCATCGAGGAGGACTACGGATGA
- the scpB gene encoding SMC-Scp complex subunit ScpB: MTDSPESSRTLSEDENDSLEPEEADSAESLLTEEDELEELSEEEFRSALEAMLLVVDAPAPAPMLASALQVHPIRVETALREMSEELTARRSGMDLRFVGDGWRYYTRTEYAPYVERMLLDGARSKLTRAALETLAVIAYRQPVTRARVSAVRGVNVDGVIRTLLARGLIAEAGTDPETNGTLYSTTELFLERIGLASLTDLPPLAPLLPGVDLIDEINESLDTDPRYTRLKKPAEAGIDLGTED, translated from the coding sequence ATGACCGACTCGCCTGAGAGCTCCCGCACGCTCAGCGAGGACGAGAACGATTCGCTCGAGCCAGAGGAGGCCGACTCCGCTGAGAGCTTGCTCACCGAGGAGGACGAGCTCGAGGAGTTGAGCGAGGAGGAGTTCCGGTCGGCGTTGGAGGCGATGCTGCTCGTGGTGGATGCGCCCGCGCCGGCGCCGATGCTGGCGTCGGCCCTGCAAGTGCATCCGATTCGGGTGGAGACGGCGCTGCGGGAGATGTCGGAGGAGCTGACCGCGCGGCGCAGTGGCATGGATCTCAGGTTCGTGGGGGATGGGTGGCGTTACTACACGCGGACGGAATACGCGCCCTACGTGGAACGTATGCTGTTGGACGGCGCACGTTCGAAGCTCACCCGCGCTGCTTTGGAAACCCTGGCGGTGATCGCCTATCGTCAACCGGTTACCCGAGCCCGAGTGAGTGCGGTGCGCGGTGTGAATGTGGATGGCGTGATCCGGACCCTGCTGGCGCGGGGGCTGATCGCGGAGGCCGGAACGGACCCGGAGACCAACGGCACTTTGTACTCCACGACCGAACTGTTCCTGGAACGGATCGGCCTTGCGTCATTGACGGACCTTCCGCCATTGGCGCCGCTGCTCCCGGGCGTCGACCTGATCGACGAGATCAATGAAAGCCTGGACACGGACCCCAGGTACACCAGGCTGAAAAAGCCTGCCGAGGCCGGCATCGACCTCGGCACCGAGGATTGA
- the xerD gene encoding site-specific tyrosine recombinase XerD produces MLRRQIDAYLDHLAVERGAARNTLEAYKRDLERYRAFLGERGIETLARVAETDIGDFMVALRAGDADHPALAASSAARALVAVRGLHRFATAEGIADADVAHPVKPPTPARRLPKALPYEQVSRLLEAAGGEAADGPRGLRDRALLELLYSTGARISELVGLDVDDIDTGERAVVLRGKGGKQRMVPIGRPALAALDAYLVRGRPALSTRGRGNSALFLNHRGGRLSRQSAWQTLQSAAERAGIAAQVSPHTLRHSFATHLLDGGADVRVVQELLGHASVTTTQIYTLVTVGTLHEVWATAHPRAR; encoded by the coding sequence GTGCTGAGGCGGCAGATCGACGCCTATCTCGACCATTTGGCGGTCGAGCGCGGAGCCGCGCGCAATACGCTGGAGGCGTACAAGCGGGATCTGGAGCGGTATCGGGCGTTTCTGGGGGAGCGGGGGATCGAGACGCTCGCGCGGGTGGCGGAGACGGATATCGGGGATTTCATGGTGGCCCTGCGGGCGGGGGATGCCGATCATCCTGCGCTGGCGGCCAGTTCGGCGGCGCGGGCGCTGGTCGCGGTGCGGGGGTTGCATCGGTTCGCCACGGCCGAGGGGATCGCGGACGCGGATGTGGCGCATCCGGTGAAGCCACCCACGCCGGCGCGCAGGTTGCCGAAAGCTCTACCGTACGAACAGGTTTCGCGATTGTTGGAGGCGGCGGGCGGGGAGGCCGCGGACGGGCCGCGCGGGCTGCGGGATCGGGCGCTGCTGGAGTTGCTGTATTCGACGGGGGCGCGGATTTCGGAGCTGGTGGGGCTGGATGTCGACGATATCGACACCGGCGAACGCGCAGTGGTGTTGCGCGGCAAGGGCGGTAAGCAACGCATGGTGCCCATCGGGCGGCCCGCGCTGGCGGCGTTGGACGCGTATCTGGTGCGCGGGCGGCCCGCGCTGTCCACGCGCGGCCGGGGCAACAGCGCACTGTTCCTGAATCATCGCGGCGGGCGGCTATCGCGTCAGAGTGCTTGGCAGACCCTGCAATCCGCCGCCGAACGGGCCGGAATCGCTGCTCAGGTGTCCCCGCACACGCTGCGGCATTCGTTCGCCACACATCTGCTGGACGGTGGCGCGGATGTGCGTGTGGTGCAGGAGTTACTCGGTCATGCCTCGGTGACCACCACGCAGATCTACACTCTGGTGACTGTCGGGACACTGCACGAGGTCTGGGCCACGGCCCATCCACGTGCCCGCTGA